Proteins co-encoded in one Nitrospirota bacterium genomic window:
- a CDS encoding DUF3842 family protein: MLLGFFLFYLLFNISRYISVAILTFHVLSFFVSRRQTIAVVDGQGGGIGSIIVKRLREEFGDAIEILALGTNATATSAMMKSRADKGATGENAIVLNSNRVDMIIGTLSIVLPNAMLGEMTPKMAEAIILSGAQKMLLPLNQEGIEVMGITREPLPHLIENIVEKIKER; the protein is encoded by the coding sequence ATGCTCCTTGGGTTTTTCTTATTTTACCTTCTTTTCAATATTTCACGCTACATCTCCGTTGCCATTTTAACTTTCCATGTGCTATCTTTCTTTGTGAGCAGGAGACAAACGATAGCTGTTGTTGATGGTCAGGGTGGCGGCATAGGAAGCATCATTGTAAAAAGGCTCAGGGAAGAGTTTGGCGATGCTATAGAAATCCTCGCCCTCGGTACAAATGCCACAGCAACCTCTGCCATGATGAAGTCAAGGGCAGACAAAGGTGCAACAGGAGAAAATGCCATTGTCCTGAACTCAAACAGGGTTGACATGATAATCGGGACATTAAGCATTGTCCTTCCGAACGCAATGCTCGGAGAGATGACGCCAAAAATGGCAGAAGCCATAATATTATCAGGCGCACAGAAGATGCTCCTTCCACTGAATCAGGAAGGTATTGAAGTAATGGGGATAACAAGAGAGCCGCTTCCGCACCTTATAGAGAATATCGTAGAGAAAATAAAGGAGAGGTGA
- the recO gene encoding DNA repair protein RecO, translating into MLFRTDGIVLRTQKYGDADLIVTYFTLERGTLKAFAKSPRKIKSRFGSSLELFTHAKIALFGKEHTSIPKLTQSDIVHSFQGLRDDLDNFICVSKHAELIITMMHEAEPNKKIFSLFLNTSSILEKIRDRIKKDAISLIFQIRLLDILGYRPRLGSCGRCGRKKGNFYISHGTVLCEKCGPRMEKSLELSQGAISFYAHASTWPISKVLRLTPSSQLLSQLSSAIDEHITYLLSKKLKTSIFQSLLLKSEKNLSSAFS; encoded by the coding sequence ATGCTTTTTAGAACCGACGGTATCGTTCTAAGAACTCAGAAATATGGAGATGCCGATTTAATAGTTACCTATTTTACCCTCGAGCGTGGAACCCTGAAGGCCTTTGCAAAAAGCCCGAGAAAAATAAAAAGCCGTTTTGGCAGCAGCCTTGAACTCTTTACCCACGCAAAGATAGCACTATTTGGAAAAGAACATACATCCATCCCAAAACTTACACAGTCAGACATCGTCCATTCCTTTCAAGGGCTGAGAGATGATTTAGATAACTTCATCTGCGTTTCAAAACATGCTGAATTGATAATAACCATGATGCACGAGGCAGAGCCAAACAAAAAAATCTTCTCCCTGTTTCTGAACACATCAAGCATTCTTGAAAAAATCAGAGACAGGATTAAAAAAGACGCCATATCCCTCATATTCCAGATACGTCTGCTGGACATACTCGGATACAGGCCAAGGCTCGGAAGCTGCGGCAGGTGTGGAAGAAAAAAGGGGAATTTTTACATATCTCACGGCACCGTCCTCTGCGAGAAATGTGGCCCCAGAATGGAAAAGAGTCTTGAATTAAGTCAGGGGGCCATCAGTTTTTATGCCCATGCGTCAACATGGCCAATATCAAAGGTCCTGAGACTGACCCCATCCAGCCAGTTACTCTCACAGCTATCCTCTGCCATTGATGAACATATCACTTATCTCCTGAGTAAAAAGCTAAAGACCTCCATATTTCAGAGCCTTCTCCTGAAAAGTGAAAAAAACCTTTCCAGTGCTTTTTCATAA
- a CDS encoding cardiolipin synthase B, with protein MEDVISTGAFRRSDIEKIAGVKFTDGNRVRLLWKGMETFQEIFGAIKEGKNLICLEFYIFRDDETGRELAEILKQKSREGVAVCLLYDHFGSFTTSRSFWDEMKKAGVRLRASYPFKWLSPLHYIRRDHKKLITVDNTKAFTGGLNIANEYSGYFGKRKKPWRDTGIILEGPIVSELLKIFNKSWQLWGGETISFSPQRISDEQKSYPQNEGVSAVPIFADSSKGRRRMRKLLYFSIQQSMHSIYLTTAYFIPSHRMVDALADAVERGVKVKLILPGESDVAAAYYAGRFFFKRLLRAGLEIYNYQGEILHAKTAVFDSCWSIIGSANLDFQSLRRNDEGNVGILDEGFGKQMTDLFLEDLNHSIKIGEDGWSRRSFYEKALERFFSLFRRRL; from the coding sequence TTGGAGGATGTGATTTCTACAGGTGCATTCAGGCGGTCAGATATAGAAAAGATCGCCGGAGTTAAGTTTACAGATGGCAATAGAGTCCGCCTTCTCTGGAAAGGCATGGAAACTTTTCAGGAAATCTTCGGTGCCATAAAAGAAGGGAAAAACCTGATATGTCTTGAATTTTACATCTTCAGGGATGATGAGACAGGCAGAGAGCTTGCAGAAATTCTTAAACAGAAGTCGAGGGAAGGGGTGGCTGTCTGTCTTCTTTATGACCACTTTGGCTCTTTTACCACTTCGAGGAGTTTCTGGGATGAAATGAAAAAAGCTGGCGTAAGGCTCAGGGCCTCATACCCTTTCAAATGGTTGTCGCCCCTGCATTACATCCGCAGAGACCACAAAAAGCTTATAACCGTTGACAATACAAAGGCCTTCACAGGGGGATTAAATATCGCAAACGAATACAGTGGCTACTTTGGCAAGAGGAAGAAACCATGGAGAGATACAGGTATTATCCTTGAAGGCCCGATTGTTTCAGAACTGCTGAAAATTTTTAATAAGAGCTGGCAATTATGGGGTGGGGAGACCATTTCTTTTTCGCCTCAGCGAATCTCCGATGAGCAGAAGAGTTATCCGCAGAATGAGGGGGTTTCTGCTGTGCCCATTTTTGCCGATTCCTCAAAGGGAAGGCGCAGGATGCGAAAACTCCTTTACTTTAGCATTCAGCAGTCAATGCATAGCATCTATTTGACCACCGCATATTTCATTCCAAGCCACAGGATGGTAGATGCCCTTGCTGATGCTGTGGAAAGGGGAGTGAAAGTAAAACTCATCCTTCCTGGCGAAAGTGATGTTGCGGCTGCCTATTATGCCGGAAGGTTTTTCTTTAAAAGGCTCCTCAGGGCAGGGCTTGAAATTTATAACTACCAGGGAGAAATTCTTCATGCAAAGACAGCAGTATTCGATAGTTGCTGGAGTATTATCGGCTCTGCCAATTTAGATTTTCAGTCCCTCAGGCGAAACGATGAGGGCAATGTCGGTATTTTAGATGAAGGTTTTGGGAAGCAGATGACAGACCTGTTTCTGGAGGATTTAAATCATTCTATAAAAATAGGTGAAGATGGATGGTCAAGGAGATCGTTTTATGAAAAAGCACTGGAAAGGTTTTTTTCACTTTTCAGGAGAAGGCTCTGA